Genomic window (Meiothermus sp. CFH 77666):
ACCCCCATTTTCGTGTGGAGCAAACGCGAGGAGAGTATGGCTGAGAAAAAAACTTCAACCAGTCGTAAGAAAAAGGTCAAACGCCAGGTAACAGCAGGCCGGGCGTTTATCCACGCCTCCTACAACAACACCATTGTGACCATTACCGATACCAACGGTCACCCGGTTACCTGGTCGTCGGGTGGCGTGATTGGCTACAAGGGTAGCCGTAAAGGCACACCCTACGCGGCGCAGTTGGCGGCGATGGATGCGGCCAAGAAAGCCCAAAGCTTTGGGATGAGCAGCGTGGAAGTGGTGGTGCGGGGCACGGGAGCAGGCCGGGAGCAGGCCATCCGGGCTTTGCAGGCCAGTGGGCTGCAGGTGCGCTCGATTGTGGACGACACCCCCCTACCGCACAACGGCTGCCGTCCCCGCAAGAAGTTCCGTAAAACGGTCTAAAGTATCGCTGCTGGGGTGAAACTTTGGTTCCCTGCTTCACCCTGCATGCTTCGGGAACCCGGTTGGGAACGCAGCACGAACAAACTGACTTCCTGACCGATGGAGGAGTAGAGAATGGGTCGTTATAGAGGGCCAATCGTAAAAGTGGCACGTCACCTTGGGGTGAACGTGGCCGAGACCGAAAAAGTTCAAAAGTATCTGGATCGCCGCCCCTATGCGCCGGGTCAGCACGGCCAGAAGCGCCGGGGTCGCCCCTCCGATTTTGCAGTGCGCCTGCGCGAGAAGCAAAAACTGCGCTTCATCTACGATGTCTCGGAAACGCAGTTCCGCAACCTCTTCGAAGAGGCCAGCCGCAAGAAGGGCGTGACCGGTACGGTGTTTCTGCAACTGCTGGAGAGCCGTCTGGACAACGTGGTGTTCCGCATGGGCATTGCCTCCACTCGCCGCCAGGCCCGTCAGTTTGTGCGCCACGGCCACATCCTGGTCAATGGTAAGCGGGTTACGGTTCCGGGCTATCGGTTGCGCCAGGGCGATGAGATCAAGGTATCGGAAAAAGCCAAAAAGATGGATTTCATCGTTCAAAACGTTGAGCGTTTCAAAAACCGCAAGACCTTCCCCTGGCTTGAGTTCAACGCCGATACCATGACCGGGCGTTTCCTGCGCGTACCCGAGCGGGAGATGCTTTCGTTGCCGGTCAACGAACAGTTGGTGATTGAGTTCTACTCCCGATAGCCCATCGCTCATAGCCGTTAGCCGATAGCAAACCGCCAAGCGCCATTCGCTATCAGCTGTTGACACCTCCGAGGAGGTTCTAGTTTGGAAACCACCAAGACCAAAGCCCCCGTTTTTAACGCCCGTATTGACGGAAACTACGGCGAGTTTGTGCTCGAGCCCCTCGAGCGGGGTTTCGGCGTCACCCTGGGCAACCCCCTGCGCCGGATTTTGCTTTCCTCGATTCCTGGTACGGCCGTCACCAGCGTCTACATTGAAGACGTGCTGCACGAGTTCTCCACCATTCCAGGGGTCAAGGAAGACGCTATTCAGCTTATCCTGAACCTCAAGGAGCTGGTGGTGCGGTTTGCCAGCCCCGGCATTGGCCCCAAGACCCTCACCCTAAGGGCTACCGGCCCCAAAGTGGTGTATGCCCGCGACCTCGAGTGCCCCCCGGATGCTGAAATCGTCAACCCAGACCAGTACATTGCTACCCTGGAAGAGAAGGGCAAACTGGTCATGGAGGTGAGGGTAGATGAAGGAACGGGCTATGTGCCTGCTGAAAAACACGGCATCAAAGACCGTATCTCCTCGATTCCAGTGGATGCCCTCTACTCCCCCGTGCGCCGGGTGGCCTACCAGGTCGAGGATACCCGTCTGGGCCAGCGTACCGACCTGGACAAGCTGACCCTGCGGATCTGGACCAATGGTGCGGTTTCGCCCATGGACGCGCTGCAAAAATCGGTGACCATCCTGCGCGAACAGCTTGGCTTCTTTGACCAGTCGCCGGTGGTGCGGGTTGAGCATAAGCCCGCTCCGGCAGCCGCTGCGACCCCCGCCGCGCCCATCTCGCCAGCGCCCCCGGTTGCCACGGGGGTCGGACTGACCCTGGACGACCTGGGCCTGACCACCCGCGTCCTCCACAACCTGAAGGAAGAAGGCATCGAGAGTGTGGAAAGCCTCCTGGCCCTCTCGGAGCGCGAGCTCAAGAAGGTGCCGGGCATCGGCGACCGCAGCCTGCAAGAGATCAAGGACTGCCTGGCCCAGCACGGGCTGGTAATGAAAGACTAGCGTCGAGGCTACTGGGTCGGGCGTCCAAAGCGCTAGACCCTTGACTCTGGGCCCTCGACGCTCTGAAGGAGCAAAGATGCGTCACAGGAAAGCTGGAAGAAAACTCAATCGGAACTCCTCGCATCGCGTGGCGCTGTTCCGAAACCTCGCCAAGAGCCTGTTGCTCTCGGAGGAGGGTAGAATCACCACCACCATCCCCAAGGCCAAGGAGCTGGCGGGCTACATGGACAACCTGATTTCCACCGCCAAAAAAGCCCCTACTCTGACTGTGCCCGACAATGTGCGCTTTACCAAGCGCAGGGACAAGAACGGTCAGGAGCTGCCGCTTCAGGAAGGCGAGCGCATGGCCACCCCCGAAGAGCTGGCCGCTTACGCCCGGCGCAACCACCTGCGCCGTCAGGTATTGCGTGACCTGCACGACCCCAAGCTGGTCAAAAAGCTGTTTGAGGAAATCGCCCCCAGGTACGCCGACCGTCCGGGCGGTTATACCCGCGTCCTCAAACTGGCGGAGCGCCGCCGGGGGGACGGCACGCAACTGGCCCTGGTGGAGTTGGTTAAGTAGAGGGGCCGTCACCGGGCAGGGTGGGTCATGCCGCCCTGCTTTTTTATTGCGCCCTTCACAGACGCGGCTGCCCACGCTTGGGTTTCGAGTTTCCAGGCGGCCACAGTTCTTTATGGCAAGGCTTTCTTGAAGTCGGATGGCGCAAAATATGTGAAGAACCACCTATCGATTGGCCTTGATGCCCAGGGCTTCCAAAGCCTTTTCCATAGGCAGGTCGCGCCCGTTATTGGCGAGCTGCTCGAGGGAATTTTCCACTACAAAGTCCGGGGTGGCTCGAGCCGGAT
Coding sequences:
- the rpsK gene encoding 30S ribosomal protein S11: MAEKKTSTSRKKKVKRQVTAGRAFIHASYNNTIVTITDTNGHPVTWSSGGVIGYKGSRKGTPYAAQLAAMDAAKKAQSFGMSSVEVVVRGTGAGREQAIRALQASGLQVRSIVDDTPLPHNGCRPRKKFRKTV
- the rpsD gene encoding 30S ribosomal protein S4; this translates as MGRYRGPIVKVARHLGVNVAETEKVQKYLDRRPYAPGQHGQKRRGRPSDFAVRLREKQKLRFIYDVSETQFRNLFEEASRKKGVTGTVFLQLLESRLDNVVFRMGIASTRRQARQFVRHGHILVNGKRVTVPGYRLRQGDEIKVSEKAKKMDFIVQNVERFKNRKTFPWLEFNADTMTGRFLRVPEREMLSLPVNEQLVIEFYSR
- a CDS encoding DNA-directed RNA polymerase subunit alpha, which translates into the protein METTKTKAPVFNARIDGNYGEFVLEPLERGFGVTLGNPLRRILLSSIPGTAVTSVYIEDVLHEFSTIPGVKEDAIQLILNLKELVVRFASPGIGPKTLTLRATGPKVVYARDLECPPDAEIVNPDQYIATLEEKGKLVMEVRVDEGTGYVPAEKHGIKDRISSIPVDALYSPVRRVAYQVEDTRLGQRTDLDKLTLRIWTNGAVSPMDALQKSVTILREQLGFFDQSPVVRVEHKPAPAAAATPAAPISPAPPVATGVGLTLDDLGLTTRVLHNLKEEGIESVESLLALSERELKKVPGIGDRSLQEIKDCLAQHGLVMKD
- a CDS encoding L17 family ribosomal protein, producing MRHRKAGRKLNRNSSHRVALFRNLAKSLLLSEEGRITTTIPKAKELAGYMDNLISTAKKAPTLTVPDNVRFTKRRDKNGQELPLQEGERMATPEELAAYARRNHLRRQVLRDLHDPKLVKKLFEEIAPRYADRPGGYTRVLKLAERRRGDGTQLALVELVK